The stretch of DNA GATAAACAGCAATTGGTGCTGTACACCAAGGGCGACCCCGACATCCGCCAGCGCCAGACGATTCGTGATGCGGAGCTGTATCCGGTCAGCGTGAAATTCTATCGTCAGCAAAAAGCCGGCACCGGCTTTGCGCCGGGCGATTTTTATACCGCCTACGTGGTGGCGGTCGGCGGCAAGGAGGTGGCCAGCCTGGATGCGGTGCGCAGCGCCTATCGCCGCGACAACCTGACCGCGCTGGTGCTCGGCATCCTGGCTACCCTGGCCGGCATATGGCGGGTGCGGATGCTGAAGTTCAGTCCGTCCCCACGTCGCGCTGACGACGAAACGCCAGCCAGCCGGCGATCACGGTAAAACTCGCCACGATCACCACCACCACCAAAAAGCCATGCTCGGACTGGGCCAGCGGAATGCCGCCCACGTTCATCCCCATCAGGCCGGCGATGATGTTGATCGGCAGCGCCAACACGGTCACCACGGTTAGCACGAACAGGCTGTGATTGTTGGCCTCGCTGGCCAGCGCCGCAATCTCCTCCTGGATCAGTTTGATCCGTTCCTGCAGCGACGCCATGTCCGCCAGCACCATCGAGAATTCCTCGGTTGACTGGCGCAGCTCCTGCGCGTCGATCTCGGCCATCCACGCCGGCGGCTTTTGCAGCAGGCGGAACAGCGCGGACGGTTCCGGCGCCAGCAGACGCTGCAGCCGCACCAGCACCCGTCGCAAGGCGCCCAGGCTGGCGCGCTTGGTGGTCAGCTTGCCGGCCAGCAGATTATCTTCGATGCCGTCGACGGTGCTGATGGCGTCACGCACGATCTTGATCAGCGCATCGGCCTGGTCGCGCAGCAGATGGATCAGCAGCTCGACCGATGAGCGGATCGGCTCGCCGTTGCGCACCGCATTGCGCAGGCTGTCCACCGCGCGCAGCGGCTTGCGGCGGGCGCTGATGACGATTTGCCGGTCGACGCTCAGCCACAGCGTGGAAATGTCGGACGGCTCGAAGGTGAAGTCGTGCACCACATCATTGACCACCGCCACCAGCGTGTTGTCGGCCAGTTCGATGCGGGTCGAGCGCGGGCCTTCGTGCAGGCTGTCGTAGAACTCTTCCGCCAGTTCGGTGTGCTCGTGCAGCCATTTTTCGCTGGCGGTGTTGGCCAGGTTGTAGTGCAGCCAGATGAATTCCTGCGGTGTCTGTTCGCGTTGCTTGAGCCAGCGGCAGGCGGCGTCGGTGTCCAGCGGAATCGCCTTGCCGTCGCCGTCGCGGCCGAACAGATAGCCGCATACCAGGCCGGATTGATCGGAGCCGTAGGACAGTGGCGCAGCTTGCATGCAGATTCTCCATCAGGGATGAGCCAGAAGCCGCCTGCGCCGGACGGCTCCGGAGGTACAGCGTTGGTTAGACCAGCAGGGCCGCGCTCATGTCGGCGGCGTCGCGTTTGGCGTCTTCCAGCATCGACGCCAGTCGCTGCTCGTCGATGAACAGGTCGATGGCGGAGTCGGAATGCGGCGGCAGGTCGCGCTGCGGTTCCTGCAACGGCGACTTGACCGGCGTCAGGTGGTTGGCCAGCAGCAGCGTGTCGAGCAGCGTGTCGGGCGGGATCGACATGAAACTGTCGCGCAGGCCTTCGATGGCGTCGGCCACCGGCTCGGGAATGCACAGCTTGCGCATCACTTCGCGGGTGATGATTTCTTCGCTGGCCGAGTGCCAGTTTTCCGGGTCCTCGTCCAGCAGGCCCGGGAACTCGTCAGCGCGCGACAGCAGGTAGAAGCCGCCGACCTCATGCACGATGCCGGCGAACAGCGCGGTATCTTCGTTGACGCCGGTGACGTGGCGCGCGATCAGGCGGCCCAGCGCGGCGACGGCGATGGTGTGGTCCCACAGCTTTTCCGCCATGTTGCGCACCTTGGGGTCGGTGATCTTGCTGCCGAACTGGCGCACCACCATGGCGGCCGCCAGCGCAAACAGGTTCTGGTAGCCGATGCGCATGATGGCGCCGCGCACATTGGTCACTACCGGCGCGCCGGCGCGGTTGAACATGGCCGAGTTGGCGATGGCCACGGTTTTCGCTGCCAGCAAGGGTTCCGCCAGCACCAGGCTGATCGCGGTATCGATCGGGCAATCGGGATCGTCCAATGCCAGTTGGACGCGCAGCGCCGCGTTGACGCTGGTCGGAAAGATGAGTTCGCCACGGATGGCCAGGGCCGCAATATGGCCAAATGCTTCTAATTTATTCATGGTCAAAATTATACGCAGGCTTGGCCCCAATCTCAACGCTCATGCAGGCGTTGTTGCGGGTTCGGCGGCAGATAGGGCGGCAATGCGACAGATGATGACGCGCGGGCGGGCTAGGCGCGGGAAATAAGGCGGACGCGGCGCGCTGATCGGGCGCCGCGTCCGTGGTGAAGGGACGCCGGTCAGGCGTTGGCCAGTTGCGGTTGGCGGGTGGTGCGGGTGGTGTGGTAGCGGCTGACCGACAGGTCGTCGGCGCGGATCGCTGGACGGTGGGCCGAGATCAGGTCCGACAGCAGTTGCGCCGAACCGCACGACATGGTCCAGCCCAAGGTGCCGTGACCGGTGTTGATGAACAGGTTGCGCAGGCCAGTGCGGCCGACGATCGGCGTACCGTCCGGCGTCATCGGACGCAGGCCGGTCCAGAAGCTGGCGGCGGCGGTGTTGCCGGCGCCGGGGAACAGGTCGTTGACCACCATTTCCAGCGTTTCACGGCGGCGCGGATTCAAGTCGGTGTTGAAGCCGGCGATCTCGGCCATGCCGCCGACGCGGATGCGGTCGTCAAAGCGGGTAACGGCGATCTTGTAGGTTTCGTCCAGAATGGTCGAGACCGGCGCAGCGCTGGCGTTGACGATCGGCACGGTGATCGAATAGCCCTTCATCGGGTAGACCGGAATCTGCACCAGGTCTTTCAGCAGCGCGGTCGAATAGGAGCCCATGGCCACCACGTAGGATTCGGCGGTCACCAGCTCGTCGCCGCATTTGACGCCACGGATGGCGTCGCCTTCGGTCAGCAGGCCGGTGATATCGACGCCGTAGCGGAACTTGACGCCCAGCTCTTCCGCCATGGCGGTCAGGCGGGTGGTGAACAGCTGGCAGTCGCCGGTTTCATCGTTGGGCAGGCGCAGGCCGCCGACCAGCTTGTTGCGGGCCAGACCGGGCTCGGCGCCGACCAGTTGTTCGCGGCTCAGCAGTTCGT from Duganella dendranthematis encodes:
- a CDS encoding transporter, whose amino-acid sequence is MQAAPLSYGSDQSGLVCGYLFGRDGDGKAIPLDTDAACRWLKQREQTPQEFIWLHYNLANTASEKWLHEHTELAEEFYDSLHEGPRSTRIELADNTLVAVVNDVVHDFTFEPSDISTLWLSVDRQIVISARRKPLRAVDSLRNAVRNGEPIRSSVELLIHLLRDQADALIKIVRDAISTVDGIEDNLLAGKLTTKRASLGALRRVLVRLQRLLAPEPSALFRLLQKPPAWMAEIDAQELRQSTEEFSMVLADMASLQERIKLIQEEIAALASEANNHSLFVLTVVTVLALPINIIAGLMGMNVGGIPLAQSEHGFLVVVVIVASFTVIAGWLAFRRQRDVGTD
- a CDS encoding HDOD domain-containing protein yields the protein MNKLEAFGHIAALAIRGELIFPTSVNAALRVQLALDDPDCPIDTAISLVLAEPLLAAKTVAIANSAMFNRAGAPVVTNVRGAIMRIGYQNLFALAAAMVVRQFGSKITDPKVRNMAEKLWDHTIAVAALGRLIARHVTGVNEDTALFAGIVHEVGGFYLLSRADEFPGLLDEDPENWHSASEEIITREVMRKLCIPEPVADAIEGLRDSFMSIPPDTLLDTLLLANHLTPVKSPLQEPQRDLPPHSDSAIDLFIDEQRLASMLEDAKRDAADMSAALLV
- a CDS encoding D-amino acid dehydrogenase — protein: MRVVILGSGVIGVTSAYYLAKAGHDVTVLDRQPGPALETSFANAGQISPGYASPWAAPGIPLKAMKWMLQRHAPLSITPDGTLFQLQWMWQMLQNCTADRYAINKERMVRLAEYSRDCFKALRASTGIEYEGRQQGTTQLFRTQEQMDAAAKDISVLEETGVPYELLSREQLVGAEPGLARNKLVGGLRLPNDETGDCQLFTTRLTAMAEELGVKFRYGVDITGLLTEGDAIRGVKCGDELVTAESYVVAMGSYSTALLKDLVQIPVYPMKGYSITVPIVNASAAPVSTILDETYKIAVTRFDDRIRVGGMAEIAGFNTDLNPRRRETLEMVVNDLFPGAGNTAAASFWTGLRPMTPDGTPIVGRTGLRNLFINTGHGTLGWTMSCGSAQLLSDLISAHRPAIRADDLSVSRYHTTRTTRQPQLANA